In Thalassotalea sp. Sam97, a single window of DNA contains:
- a CDS encoding efflux RND transporter periplasmic adaptor subunit, with product MSTNNNTSVMKLLVAVAVGAAIGVTGWQLLFADNTATDTTAGEEKEKKPLYWVAPMDSNYRRDKPGKSPMGMDLIPVYEEDNAGDDFGPGAVKIAPHVINNLGVRTDKVEKNYIDREITTVGYVKYDQDSMIHVHPRVDGWIEKLYVKAEGDPVKKGQALYSLYSPQLVNAQEELLIAIKRNNRTLIEAAKSRLAALQLSPQFIERLQRSGKAQQHITFYAPQAGIVDGLKIREGFYVTPSNTLLSIAKLDQVWVEAEVFERDAELIEPGLKVSMTLDYLPGRSWQGMVDYIYPSLNRANRTLRLRLKFANPQYLLKPNMFAQVTIDAGSNRASLLVPKQAVIRTGKQDRVVLALGDGQFKSVAVTIGRVNSEHIEILDGIEEGDEVVTSAQFLIDSESSKNSDFQRMSVTEQPASVWMAGEVNNVMADHNMVNITHEAATEWDWPEMTMDFAVADSVDIDSLKAGQTLHFEVTKSGDGQYQVTGIHIMSEPSDEEETVSTATVKGVINAIDGQSRVVNISREAIEKWDRPAATMDFVVSDAIDLTTFKEGDEITFTFEVRDDFIIVDMSNVATQDEHMDHSEHMDHSKHH from the coding sequence ATGTCAACCAACAATAATACATCTGTGATGAAACTGCTTGTTGCGGTTGCTGTCGGTGCCGCCATTGGTGTAACTGGCTGGCAGCTTTTGTTCGCTGACAATACAGCAACAGATACCACTGCAGGTGAAGAAAAAGAGAAAAAGCCACTGTATTGGGTTGCACCAATGGATTCAAATTATCGCCGCGATAAACCAGGTAAATCGCCAATGGGTATGGATCTGATTCCGGTATATGAAGAAGACAACGCTGGTGATGATTTTGGTCCCGGTGCGGTAAAAATTGCCCCACATGTTATTAATAACTTGGGCGTGCGTACCGATAAGGTTGAGAAAAACTACATCGATAGAGAAATCACAACGGTTGGCTATGTAAAGTATGATCAAGACAGCATGATTCATGTCCATCCTCGTGTCGATGGCTGGATCGAAAAGCTCTATGTGAAAGCCGAAGGCGACCCGGTCAAAAAAGGTCAAGCCTTATATAGCTTATACTCACCGCAGTTGGTCAATGCCCAAGAAGAATTGCTGATCGCCATAAAACGTAACAACCGTACCTTAATTGAGGCCGCCAAAAGTCGTTTAGCAGCACTGCAATTATCGCCACAGTTTATTGAACGTTTACAGCGTTCTGGCAAAGCGCAGCAACATATCACCTTTTATGCACCACAAGCTGGTATCGTCGATGGTTTAAAGATCCGAGAAGGGTTTTATGTTACGCCAAGCAATACCCTGTTAAGTATCGCTAAGCTTGATCAAGTCTGGGTTGAAGCAGAAGTATTCGAACGTGACGCAGAGCTTATAGAGCCAGGGTTAAAAGTATCGATGACGCTTGATTATTTGCCTGGCAGGAGTTGGCAAGGGATGGTGGATTATATTTACCCCAGTTTAAACCGCGCCAATCGTACACTACGTTTACGATTAAAGTTTGCTAACCCGCAGTATTTATTAAAACCGAACATGTTTGCCCAAGTAACCATTGATGCCGGGTCAAACCGTGCCAGCTTGTTGGTGCCCAAGCAAGCGGTGATCCGCACAGGTAAACAAGACCGTGTCGTACTGGCGCTAGGCGATGGTCAATTTAAATCTGTTGCGGTAACCATTGGCCGCGTGAACTCTGAGCATATTGAAATTCTCGATGGCATCGAAGAAGGTGATGAAGTGGTTACCTCAGCGCAGTTTTTGATTGATTCTGAGTCCAGTAAAAACTCCGATTTTCAACGCATGAGTGTCACCGAGCAACCAGCATCGGTGTGGATGGCAGGTGAAGTGAATAATGTGATGGCCGATCACAATATGGTTAACATTACTCATGAAGCGGCAACAGAGTGGGATTGGCCTGAAATGACTATGGACTTTGCGGTGGCCGACAGTGTTGACATAGACAGCTTAAAAGCAGGGCAAACCTTACATTTTGAAGTAACCAAAAGCGGTGACGGCCAGTACCAAGTCACGGGCATTCACATTATGTCAGAGCCTTCTGACGAAGAAGAAACAGTATCAACGGCAACCGTAAAAGGGGTGATCAATGCTATTGATGGTCAATCTCGCGTGGTTAATATCAGTCGAGAGGCAATCGAAAAATGGGACCGACCAGCGGCGACCATGGACTTTGTTGTCAGCGACGCGATTGATTTAACGACATTTAAAGAAGGCGATGAAATCACCTTTACTTTTGAAGTGAGAGATGACTTTATCATTGTCGACATGAGCAACGTTGCAACGCAAGATGAGCATATGGACCATTCGGAACATATGGATCACAGCAAACATCACTAA
- a CDS encoding PepSY domain-containing protein: MQWLRKVHKWASLLVGVQLLIWLISGMYFTLMDHHKAGGHQYRAHVQQHPPEVSDNFIDISEIIVKTNPVTSVKLVALLGQPYYLLNHEKGLYPHFTNHYSLYHAKTGNRTHIDADFARELALQSYNGPGEVTSTTLLKHHIEDIPKQQNPSWRVNFSDEVNTSVYIEADTGRIVGHSDDDKRFADIFFMLHFMDYNHQGSFNNWQIMFFAVLMLWLSITGVIWTIDLVRRGHYKLPL, from the coding sequence ATGCAGTGGTTAAGGAAAGTTCATAAATGGGCGTCATTATTGGTTGGTGTTCAGCTACTGATTTGGTTGATATCGGGTATGTATTTTACCTTGATGGATCACCATAAAGCTGGTGGTCATCAATACCGCGCTCATGTTCAACAGCACCCGCCTGAAGTGAGTGATAACTTCATTGATATCAGCGAAATTATTGTTAAAACTAACCCCGTCACCTCAGTCAAATTAGTAGCGTTATTAGGGCAACCATACTATTTGCTCAACCACGAAAAAGGTTTGTATCCACATTTTACCAATCACTACAGTTTGTATCACGCCAAAACGGGTAACCGAACACACATAGACGCAGACTTTGCCCGTGAGCTGGCCTTGCAATCATACAATGGCCCGGGTGAGGTGACCTCGACTACCTTGCTCAAACACCATATTGAAGATATCCCCAAACAGCAAAACCCAAGTTGGCGAGTAAACTTTAGCGATGAGGTAAACACCAGTGTTTACATTGAAGCGGATACTGGCCGCATTGTAGGCCATAGCGATGATGATAAACGTTTTGCTGATATCTTTTTTATGCTGCACTTTATGGACTATAACCACCAAGGCAGCTTTAACAATTGGCAAATCATGTTTTTCGCGGTGTTGATGCTATGGTTGTCCATAACCGGTGTGATTTGGACCATTGATTTAGTGCGCCGTGGTCACTATAAACTTCCTTTGTGA
- a CDS encoding S1C family serine protease, whose protein sequence is MSGKLDILKLVRLLIWLVAGVYLVKLILPVAERYFIANEQQPRAVTARGELAPSEQSTIDIFHHASPSVVFISTNKIVRSFWTRDVRKVPRGTGSGFIWDGYGHIVTNYHVIEGASEASIRLNDGRSYLASLVGVSPNHDLAVLKIDVPVDLPPAVPIGTSGDLQVGQSVFAIGNPFGLDYTLTSGIVSALNRTLSADSDLIINNLIQTDAAINPGNSGGPLLDSAGRLIGINTAIYSPSGAYAGIGFAVPVDTVNRVIPQLIATGRYTPPSLGIGVDDDINRQVRQQLGIDGVVILTIESGSAAEKASFRAAKVSRYGMELGDVIQSINGRRIDDVKGLMSELDKYQVGEEVLLGVLRDNETIEVSATLQ, encoded by the coding sequence ATGTCAGGTAAATTGGATATCTTAAAACTTGTTCGCTTACTTATTTGGCTAGTCGCTGGAGTGTATTTAGTTAAACTTATTTTGCCGGTGGCCGAACGTTATTTTATCGCTAATGAACAGCAACCAAGGGCTGTGACCGCTCGTGGTGAGCTCGCGCCAAGTGAACAATCAACGATCGATATATTTCATCATGCCAGCCCTTCGGTTGTGTTTATCTCAACCAATAAAATCGTTCGCAGCTTTTGGACCCGTGATGTGCGCAAAGTCCCTCGTGGCACTGGATCTGGTTTTATTTGGGATGGCTATGGTCATATTGTTACCAATTATCATGTGATTGAAGGCGCTTCTGAAGCTTCTATTCGCTTGAATGACGGGCGCAGTTATCTAGCAAGTTTAGTTGGGGTAAGTCCTAATCACGATTTAGCCGTATTAAAAATTGATGTGCCCGTTGATTTGCCACCGGCGGTGCCTATTGGTACCAGTGGTGATTTGCAAGTAGGGCAATCGGTTTTCGCCATAGGTAACCCGTTTGGTTTGGATTACACCTTAACCAGCGGTATTGTCTCAGCGTTAAATCGAACCTTATCGGCGGACTCTGATTTAATCATTAATAATTTGATCCAAACTGATGCGGCAATAAACCCAGGAAACTCAGGTGGTCCACTGTTAGACAGTGCTGGACGGTTAATTGGTATCAATACCGCCATTTATAGCCCATCAGGCGCTTACGCCGGTATTGGTTTTGCGGTACCGGTTGATACCGTAAATCGTGTTATTCCACAACTCATTGCAACCGGGCGTTATACCCCGCCATCGTTAGGTATTGGCGTAGACGATGATATTAACCGACAAGTACGTCAGCAACTGGGCATTGACGGTGTGGTTATTTTAACTATTGAGTCTGGCTCGGCAGCAGAAAAAGCCTCGTTCCGTGCAGCTAAAGTGTCGCGCTATGGCATGGAACTCGGTGATGTGATTCAGTCGATAAATGGCCGTCGTATTGATGACGTTAAGGGGTTAATGTCTGAGTTAGACAAATATCAAGTCGGCGAAGAAGTGTTACTTGGCGTATTGCGAGATAACGAAACCATTGAGGTAAGTGCCACCTTGCAATAA
- a CDS encoding ImpA family metalloprotease — translation MLFRHSFFIITLFLLSACGGSDPNDSNVVIEQSNSLPILTGTASDAIAEQQYSYTPVISDADDDAVTFSTNEMPSWLAIDGDSISGIPTEQDVGLVSFSIILSDGKGENSFTVSFEVKPKPNQLPTLMTAVVEARVDEAFAVTLLASDADGDSVSFTLANTSDWLTLDTSTGQLSGLPRKEHQGTQLITIELSDGKQTQQQQIAITVEPSWLDVAISTGNALVVKASETILDAAIHEVEQIDERHKDIKRQLFKFDSDDALTSIDWQPTHDAAMYGSDFLFNDAVLYTNNNETKRAIAIAGSKQENIGRYLVLGGNPFRNDINEQMQQFLVNAFDWLSQKNTKSLAQFDVVLAQLDESYYFKDRSKTRAWLDSNYDNVNYNDVGSCDGQALAGCIAEKPDVIIVSRKLYTDNHSSDVIAAIEQALADDIPVVYIQLDGGIGEHGRALLNVFNVKHAHDNYWSRDSLQGFNPNTFNSEELIKLSALANLKRLLNNFANHSFDVDLSGCETRSCPQQSNTQLQFFAAANVVKTLFNDFDKRKLNIFTTDTYRLPKLLILLADHYRQSVSYPMDKITSDTVMFFKSLYADYAVYNVRSVNPIQPDMGNFSRSDFSHVSPETKTVTLISKPSFKSAGVYAIPGQTFKVTRNDSESVATSIFINTLRTGATHIFNNNGYNRPYHLWSQQVRVEPGETIEFTSSYGGPIQVAFDVKDIEVSLTFEYIGRHPHWRSPADDADFAERMQRGDYDWAEIATAGFEVHSKHSKMQASLDASKELWPNASDFANATSRYTHNMVHMLAGFQGPGIDQVAEIHDFAKQRGLLIDTIDIVKHMNADQPTCGWGCSGNPYDAGWNFSPTGHGDLHELGHGIERSSMRFEGYGFHSNTNFYSYFAKSVYEDDTGQNASCQALPFEATFNVLKQSKLQADPIAYVQQNLSKSWSEHHAIYVQLMMAAQANNKVSNGWYIYPRLHIWEREFYRADDSEQSWLEKREALGFGLYSYDELTAITRNEWLYISLSEIMQMDLVDWFAMYGFVVSDKAKAQVQSKGYQRLAQVFYAANGADFCSSLEQPAVLVDGESTWPDSP, via the coding sequence ATGTTGTTTCGTCATAGCTTTTTTATCATTACCTTATTTTTACTCAGTGCTTGTGGCGGCTCTGATCCAAATGACAGTAACGTCGTTATTGAACAATCAAATAGTTTGCCGATTTTAACGGGAACAGCCAGTGATGCCATTGCCGAGCAGCAATATTCCTATACACCCGTTATATCTGATGCCGATGACGATGCGGTTACTTTCTCGACTAATGAGATGCCGAGCTGGTTAGCAATTGATGGCGACAGTATTAGCGGTATACCAACAGAACAAGATGTTGGTTTGGTCAGTTTTTCTATTATTTTGTCCGATGGTAAAGGGGAAAACAGCTTTACGGTTTCATTTGAAGTAAAGCCTAAGCCTAACCAATTGCCTACTTTAATGACTGCGGTTGTCGAAGCTCGTGTGGACGAAGCCTTTGCTGTTACGTTACTGGCAAGTGATGCAGACGGTGATAGCGTCAGCTTTACTTTAGCCAACACCTCAGATTGGTTAACGCTTGATACGAGTACAGGGCAGCTGAGTGGCTTACCTCGCAAGGAACATCAAGGTACACAGCTGATTACTATTGAGCTAAGTGACGGTAAACAAACTCAGCAACAACAAATCGCGATCACGGTTGAACCGAGTTGGTTAGACGTCGCGATTAGCACTGGTAATGCCTTAGTCGTTAAAGCATCAGAAACGATTTTAGATGCAGCAATTCATGAAGTTGAGCAAATTGATGAGCGACATAAGGATATCAAGCGTCAGCTCTTTAAGTTTGATAGCGATGATGCATTAACCAGCATTGACTGGCAGCCAACGCATGATGCCGCTATGTATGGCTCAGATTTCCTATTCAATGACGCCGTGCTATATACCAATAACAACGAAACCAAACGTGCTATTGCCATTGCCGGCAGTAAACAAGAAAACATAGGGCGTTATTTGGTGCTAGGCGGTAACCCATTTCGTAATGACATCAATGAGCAAATGCAACAGTTTCTCGTTAATGCCTTTGACTGGTTGTCGCAAAAAAACACTAAATCGTTAGCTCAGTTTGATGTTGTGTTAGCTCAGCTTGATGAAAGCTATTATTTTAAAGACAGAAGCAAAACACGAGCGTGGCTCGATTCGAATTACGACAATGTTAATTACAATGATGTTGGCAGTTGTGATGGCCAGGCTCTAGCTGGCTGTATCGCTGAAAAACCTGATGTTATTATCGTCTCTCGCAAGCTCTATACAGATAATCACTCTAGCGATGTCATTGCGGCCATTGAGCAAGCACTAGCAGATGATATCCCAGTTGTTTATATACAACTCGATGGTGGTATAGGTGAGCACGGTCGAGCGTTATTGAATGTATTTAACGTTAAGCATGCGCACGATAATTACTGGTCGCGAGACTCGTTACAAGGTTTTAATCCTAATACCTTTAATAGCGAAGAGTTGATAAAACTAAGCGCACTAGCTAACCTCAAACGGTTATTGAATAACTTTGCAAATCACAGTTTTGATGTCGATTTAAGCGGGTGTGAAACGCGCAGTTGTCCGCAGCAATCCAATACCCAACTGCAATTTTTTGCCGCTGCCAATGTTGTTAAAACCCTATTTAATGATTTTGATAAACGCAAGCTCAATATTTTTACAACAGATACATATCGTCTACCCAAGTTGTTGATCTTATTAGCCGATCATTACCGTCAGTCGGTATCTTACCCAATGGATAAAATCACCTCTGATACGGTGATGTTTTTTAAATCATTGTACGCCGATTACGCCGTTTACAATGTTCGTTCAGTAAACCCTATACAACCCGATATGGGCAATTTTAGTCGCTCTGATTTCAGTCATGTCAGCCCTGAAACTAAAACAGTGACATTAATATCAAAGCCATCTTTTAAATCAGCTGGTGTTTACGCAATTCCAGGGCAAACCTTTAAAGTGACTCGCAACGATAGCGAGTCGGTAGCTACCTCGATTTTCATAAACACCTTACGTACCGGTGCGACACACATCTTTAATAACAATGGTTATAATCGCCCTTATCATTTGTGGTCACAGCAGGTTAGGGTAGAGCCAGGCGAAACGATTGAATTTACCTCAAGTTATGGCGGCCCGATACAAGTAGCCTTTGACGTAAAAGATATTGAGGTTAGCTTAACCTTTGAATATATTGGCCGTCACCCTCATTGGCGCTCGCCTGCAGACGATGCCGATTTTGCCGAGCGTATGCAGCGTGGTGATTACGATTGGGCTGAAATTGCCACGGCTGGTTTTGAAGTGCATTCAAAACATAGCAAAATGCAAGCCTCTTTGGATGCTAGCAAAGAGCTTTGGCCCAATGCCTCTGATTTTGCTAATGCCACTTCGCGTTATACACATAACATGGTTCACATGTTAGCTGGCTTTCAAGGTCCAGGTATTGATCAAGTCGCTGAAATTCATGACTTTGCAAAACAGCGCGGTTTGCTGATTGATACAATAGATATTGTTAAGCATATGAATGCCGATCAACCCACGTGTGGTTGGGGCTGCTCTGGTAACCCTTATGATGCAGGCTGGAATTTTTCGCCAACAGGGCATGGTGATTTACATGAGTTGGGTCATGGCATTGAGCGCAGCAGTATGCGCTTTGAAGGCTATGGCTTTCATTCAAATACCAATTTTTATTCTTACTTTGCTAAGTCGGTTTACGAGGATGACACTGGGCAAAATGCAAGTTGCCAAGCGTTACCATTTGAAGCGACCTTTAATGTGTTAAAGCAAAGTAAGTTACAAGCAGATCCTATCGCTTATGTGCAACAAAACCTCAGCAAAAGTTGGTCTGAACACCACGCGATATATGTGCAATTGATGATGGCAGCGCAAGCCAACAATAAAGTGAGCAATGGTTGGTACATTTATCCTCGTTTACATATTTGGGAGCGAGAATTTTATCGAGCAGATGATTCAGAGCAAAGCTGGCTAGAAAAAAGAGAAGCACTCGGGTTCGGTCTTTATAGCTACGATGAACTCACTGCGATAACCCGTAATGAATGGCTGTATATCTCGCTGTCTGAAATCATGCAAATGGACTTAGTGGATTGGTTTGCGATGTATGGCTTTGTTGTTAGCGATAAAGCGAAAGCTCAAGTTCAGTCGAAAGGTTATCAAAGATTAGCGCAAGTATTTTATGCCGCAAATGGCGCCGATTTTTGCTCATCATTAGAGCAACCAGCAGTGTTGGTTGATGGCGAGTCGACTTGGCCAGATAGCCCCTAA
- the hdhA gene encoding 7-alpha-hydroxysteroid dehydrogenase, producing the protein MYNPDNFKMYGAVALITGAGAGIGRAIAETFAAAGAKVAVSDLHKENAENVAQAINDNGGDAIALKCDITNADDLEKVVQDTIAAFGELTTLVNNAGGGGPKPFDMPMKDMHWAFELNVFSVFRLCQLVAPHMEKAGGGAILTITSMAGENKNKRMASYASSKAAANHLTRNIAFDLGDKNIRVNAIAPGATKTDALNSVLTPEIEKEMLRETPIKRLGETEDMANAALFLCAPASRWVSGQILTISGGGSQELA; encoded by the coding sequence ATGTATAATCCTGACAACTTTAAAATGTACGGCGCGGTTGCCCTGATCACCGGCGCAGGCGCTGGGATTGGCCGAGCGATAGCAGAAACATTTGCCGCTGCTGGTGCTAAAGTTGCAGTGTCAGATTTACATAAAGAAAATGCCGAAAATGTAGCGCAAGCTATAAACGATAACGGCGGCGATGCCATTGCATTAAAGTGCGACATCACCAACGCCGATGATTTAGAGAAGGTGGTTCAAGATACCATAGCCGCATTTGGTGAGCTTACAACCTTGGTAAACAACGCCGGCGGTGGCGGACCCAAACCATTTGATATGCCAATGAAAGACATGCATTGGGCGTTTGAGCTTAATGTGTTTTCTGTATTTCGTTTATGTCAGTTAGTCGCCCCGCATATGGAAAAAGCCGGTGGTGGCGCAATCCTGACCATTACCTCAATGGCGGGTGAAAATAAAAATAAACGCATGGCATCTTATGCTTCCTCAAAGGCTGCTGCCAATCACCTTACCCGCAATATCGCTTTTGATTTGGGTGATAAAAATATTCGCGTTAACGCCATCGCTCCGGGGGCGACCAAGACCGATGCCTTAAACAGTGTATTAACCCCAGAAATCGAAAAAGAAATGCTAAGAGAAACGCCAATAAAACGGCTTGGGGAAACCGAAGATATGGCAAATGCGGCATTGTTCTTATGCGCACCGGCTTCACGTTGGGTCAGCGGGCAAATATTGACGATATCAGGTGGCGGTAGCCAAGAGCTCGCATAA
- a CDS encoding DsbA family oxidoreductase gives MSSKALKIDIISDVVCPWCVIGYGRLKRALTDFGDDLNVNIQWHPFELNPNMPDYGENLREHLAKKYGTSKEDSIRARAMLTEEGKKIGFQFNFFDEMRIFNTHDCHQLLLCTESSDLQTELAEALFRHYFSDQGTFELASLVKIANEADLAANEARQLLEEQTLSAQVREIEKNWHHQGINAVPLFVFNNSHALSGAQEVDTFKNLIASIIKKAP, from the coding sequence ATGAGCTCAAAAGCATTGAAAATCGACATAATTTCGGATGTTGTTTGTCCGTGGTGTGTCATAGGTTATGGTCGTTTAAAGCGCGCTTTAACGGACTTTGGTGACGATCTCAATGTGAACATTCAATGGCACCCATTCGAATTAAATCCAAATATGCCCGACTATGGGGAGAATTTACGCGAACATTTAGCAAAAAAATACGGCACCAGCAAAGAGGACAGTATTCGCGCCCGGGCTATGTTAACCGAAGAAGGTAAAAAAATTGGCTTTCAGTTTAATTTTTTTGATGAGATGAGGATCTTCAACACCCATGATTGTCATCAATTGTTACTGTGCACTGAAAGTTCTGACTTACAAACCGAGCTTGCCGAAGCGCTCTTTCGCCATTATTTTAGCGACCAAGGTACGTTTGAGCTAGCAAGCTTAGTAAAAATTGCCAATGAGGCTGACTTAGCAGCGAATGAAGCTCGACAACTACTGGAAGAGCAAACCCTATCTGCACAAGTGCGTGAAATAGAAAAGAACTGGCACCATCAAGGCATTAACGCCGTGCCTTTATTTGTATTTAATAACAGCCATGCATTGTCAGGTGCTCAAGAGGTCGATACCTTTAAAAATCTTATCGCCAGTATTATCAAAAAAGCGCCATAA
- a CDS encoding redoxin domain-containing protein, with amino-acid sequence MSSDYTIKLHPGVSFPSITTTLLNEEQVTLGQPKNNCDWQLVLIYRGRHCPLCTKYLNQLQTYKQALLDIGVDIVAASGDSKAQLESHIEQLEVDFPLGYGLTTNEMNQLGLYISDPRSPQETDHPFAEPGLFVVNDQGNIQVVDISNNPFVRPELGALVRGLAWIRNPKNNYPIRGMHRL; translated from the coding sequence ATGAGTTCAGACTACACCATTAAGCTGCATCCAGGCGTTTCCTTTCCTAGTATCACCACCACGTTACTCAATGAAGAACAGGTAACTCTAGGTCAACCCAAAAACAATTGTGACTGGCAATTGGTATTAATTTATCGGGGACGTCATTGCCCGTTATGTACAAAGTACTTAAATCAGCTACAAACCTACAAGCAAGCTCTATTAGATATTGGTGTTGATATCGTTGCCGCGTCAGGGGACAGCAAAGCACAACTGGAAAGTCATATTGAGCAGCTTGAGGTCGATTTCCCGTTAGGTTATGGCTTGACGACAAACGAGATGAATCAACTCGGCTTATATATTTCTGATCCCCGCTCACCACAAGAGACTGATCACCCCTTTGCCGAGCCAGGACTTTTTGTTGTCAATGACCAAGGTAACATCCAAGTTGTTGATATTTCAAACAACCCTTTTGTTAGACCGGAACTAGGCGCCTTAGTACGAGGTCTTGCTTGGATACGAAACCCAAAAAACAACTACCCCATACGTGGTATGCACCGTTTATGA
- a CDS encoding alkene reductase (FMN-linked; catalyzes the formation of N-ethylsuccinimide from N-ethylmaleimide) has translation MSHFPHLLNEIQLGDITLSNRVLMAPLTRTRASGDIPNELMAEHYAQRASAGLLIAEATAVTENGVAFFNGPGIYSQAHVDGWKKVTDAVHNKGGKIFLQIWHGGRACHPDLNNGITPVAASPLAITNDEVHTPEGKKAYTVPRALELDELPAIIDGFKQAAIYAKQAGFDGVEVHAANGYLLDNFLRDGSNQRNDEYGGSMENRARLLFEVLDAVVEVWGAGRVGIRTSPLNGFNSMSDSDPVGLTRYIAERLNDYNLAYWHLMRADFLQQQTGDVMTPAREIYQGNLVGNMGYSADEAEQAIINQQMDAVAFGVPFIANPDLVERLAANAELNEADPNTFYMGGAQGYTDYPFMNDQ, from the coding sequence ATGTCTCATTTTCCACACTTGCTTAATGAAATACAGCTTGGTGATATTACCTTAAGCAACCGTGTCCTTATGGCACCATTAACTCGCACTCGTGCAAGCGGTGACATTCCTAATGAATTAATGGCTGAACACTATGCTCAGCGTGCCAGCGCAGGATTACTGATTGCGGAAGCGACCGCGGTAACAGAAAATGGTGTTGCATTCTTTAATGGCCCAGGCATTTACTCACAAGCTCATGTCGACGGCTGGAAAAAAGTCACTGACGCTGTACATAACAAAGGCGGAAAAATCTTTTTGCAAATCTGGCATGGTGGTCGCGCCTGTCATCCTGACTTAAATAACGGTATTACCCCAGTCGCCGCCAGTCCGTTAGCCATCACCAATGATGAAGTACACACACCTGAAGGTAAAAAAGCCTACACAGTGCCACGAGCGTTAGAGCTTGATGAGCTACCAGCAATCATCGATGGTTTCAAACAAGCGGCCATTTACGCCAAGCAAGCCGGTTTCGATGGGGTCGAGGTTCACGCAGCAAACGGTTACCTACTCGATAACTTTTTACGTGATGGCAGTAACCAACGCAACGATGAGTACGGCGGTAGTATGGAAAATCGTGCTCGCTTGTTATTTGAAGTACTTGACGCTGTGGTAGAGGTATGGGGGGCTGGCCGTGTGGGTATTCGTACATCACCATTAAACGGTTTTAACAGCATGAGCGATAGCGACCCTGTTGGCTTAACCCGCTACATTGCTGAGCGATTAAATGACTATAACCTTGCTTATTGGCACTTAATGCGCGCTGATTTTTTACAGCAGCAAACAGGTGATGTAATGACGCCAGCGCGAGAAATTTATCAAGGTAATTTGGTTGGTAACATGGGATACAGCGCAGACGAAGCCGAGCAAGCAATCATCAACCAGCAAATGGACGCTGTTGCCTTCGGTGTACCATTTATTGCTAACCCTGATTTGGTTGAACGCTTAGCCGCTAACGCTGAGTTGAACGAAGCCGATCCTAACACCTTCTACATGGGCGGCGCGCAAGGTTACACCGATTATCCATTTATGAACGATCAATAA